One Nostoc punctiforme PCC 73102 DNA window includes the following coding sequences:
- a CDS encoding dienelactone hydrolase family protein: MAEQAIITTTVNLLQDNIQVSAYLAEPKEPGSYPGIVVLQEIFGVNVHIRDVTERIAKLGYVAIAPALFQRTAPGFETGYTPEDIETGRGYAMQTQASELLSDIQLAIDYLKNLPQVKKDSFGCIGFCFGGHVAYLAATLPDIKATASFYGAGITTRTPGGGPPTVTRTREIPGTLYAFFGKEDASIPPEQVDEIEAELEKYKIPHRVFRYDGADHGFFCDLRASYNPKAAADAWEQAKQLFSQLN; encoded by the coding sequence ATGGCAGAGCAAGCAATAATTACCACAACGGTTAATCTTTTGCAAGATAATATTCAAGTGTCAGCATATCTGGCAGAACCAAAAGAACCTGGATCTTACCCAGGAATCGTGGTCTTACAAGAGATTTTTGGTGTCAACGTTCACATTCGGGATGTTACAGAACGGATTGCCAAACTTGGGTATGTAGCGATCGCACCTGCACTTTTTCAACGCACTGCTCCTGGCTTTGAAACCGGATACACACCCGAAGATATTGAAACGGGCAGAGGCTATGCCATGCAAACTCAAGCCTCAGAGTTATTGAGCGATATTCAATTAGCAATTGACTACCTCAAAAATCTGCCCCAAGTAAAAAAAGATAGTTTTGGCTGTATTGGCTTTTGCTTTGGCGGTCATGTCGCATATCTTGCAGCCACTTTACCAGATATTAAAGCTACGGCTTCCTTCTACGGTGCTGGAATTACCACCCGCACGCCAGGAGGTGGTCCTCCCACTGTTACCCGCACCAGAGAGATTCCAGGCACTCTCTATGCCTTCTTTGGTAAAGAAGATGCTAGCATCCCACCCGAACAAGTAGATGAGATTGAAGCAGAGTTAGAAAAATATAAAATTCCTCATCGTGTGTTTCGCTACGATGGAGCTGATCACGGATTTTTCTGTGACCTTCGTGCCAGTTATAATCCTAAAGCTGCTGCTGATGCTTGGGAGCAAGCCAAACAACTCTTTAGTCAACTGAACTAG
- a CDS encoding SDR family oxidoreductase — protein MFLVTGATGGIGRRVVRLLRQREQSVRAFVRLTSRYSELEHRGAEIFIGDLLREKDIQKASQGVKYIISAHGSDSDALSLDYRANIELIDQAKANGVEHFVFISVLGADRGYEDAPVFKAKRAVEQYLAASGLNYTILRPSGLASNLLPLVERFRETGLYLLIGDRKNRTSIVSTDDLARIIVDSVTVAGARNQILPVGGPEILLREDIPRIFGRIFAKEPVIINSPLFFIDGLQGALGLFNPQVQKALGTYRTLLANEFFCTKDEIANLEAIFNFQLETLENFLRRYLAV, from the coding sequence ATGTTTCTAGTAACTGGAGCAACGGGAGGAATTGGTCGCAGAGTTGTGCGACTGCTACGGCAACGAGAACAGTCTGTGCGGGCATTTGTCCGCCTTACCTCGCGCTACAGCGAGTTAGAACACCGGGGTGCAGAAATCTTTATCGGTGATTTACTGCGGGAAAAAGATATTCAAAAAGCTAGTCAAGGTGTGAAGTATATTATCAGCGCTCACGGTTCTGATAGCGATGCTTTATCTTTAGACTACCGCGCCAATATTGAACTGATTGACCAAGCAAAAGCCAATGGTGTAGAGCATTTTGTCTTTATTTCGGTATTGGGAGCCGATCGCGGATATGAAGATGCTCCTGTGTTCAAAGCTAAACGAGCAGTAGAGCAATATTTGGCAGCTAGTGGCTTAAATTACACAATTTTACGCCCATCTGGATTAGCATCTAACTTGCTGCCACTGGTAGAACGATTTCGGGAAACGGGATTGTATCTGCTGATTGGCGATCGCAAAAACCGTACCTCGATTGTCAGCACCGATGATTTGGCAAGGATAATAGTTGATTCTGTGACAGTTGCAGGCGCTCGTAACCAGATTTTACCAGTGGGAGGCCCGGAGATTTTATTACGAGAAGATATTCCCCGGATTTTTGGTCGGATTTTCGCCAAAGAGCCAGTAATAATTAATTCACCACTATTTTTTATTGATGGATTACAAGGTGCATTGGGTTTATTTAATCCCCAAGTCCAAAAAGCTTTGGGAACTTATCGCACATTGCTAGCAAATGAATTTTTCTGTACAAAAGATGAAATTGCCAATTTAGAAGCGATTTTTAACTTCCAATTGGAGACATTAGAAAATTTTTTGCGGCGTTATCTAGCAGTTTGA
- a CDS encoding HlyD family efflux transporter periplasmic adaptor subunit, with protein sequence MVNAAQARQTKERFAQPEEQLTYELGKAVQELPPLYTRLLAGTMSVIVFGAIAWAYFSQIDEVATAPGELIASTQVRPVTSLGGGSIVGVKVQEGDRVTKGQILIQKDPDLQITDVSRLAKSTRLIQDDLQRLDAERLGGKTTGTKLQDELLTSRLQDYQARQAGAEAEANRQIALINQAKVRLTRLQDNLANAKSSFANAKTNLANADSIRIKIESNLALAQEREKSLRTLITPGAVPRVDYLDAQERLTRAKTEITRSQDEVTNAQNRITEAQDKVTSLEKDIAAQAQEIHQAEQAYKAARSQAQRIASERQSEILTQFNKRKEELTTVQGQLEQARKQQALETIEAPVAGTIYRVKATKGPVQSGEELLSILPEGEEMLLEVKVLNRDIGFIRQGMKAKVKMATFPFQEFGVVDGEVMQVSPNAIIDKELGLVFPTRIKLNKHSVNVRGQEVEFTPGMSATGEIVTRKKSILTFITEPVTRRFNEAFSVR encoded by the coding sequence ATGGTAAATGCTGCTCAAGCACGTCAGACAAAAGAGCGATTCGCCCAACCAGAAGAACAACTCACTTATGAATTGGGGAAGGCGGTACAGGAATTGCCACCCCTGTACACGAGGTTATTAGCCGGAACAATGAGCGTCATCGTATTTGGAGCGATCGCTTGGGCGTACTTCTCGCAAATAGATGAAGTAGCAACAGCACCAGGGGAATTAATTGCTTCCACACAGGTTAGACCAGTGACATCCTTGGGTGGGGGGTCAATTGTCGGTGTGAAAGTGCAAGAAGGCGATCGCGTCACCAAAGGTCAAATTCTGATTCAAAAAGACCCTGACTTGCAAATAACTGATGTTTCCCGCCTAGCCAAATCAACTAGATTGATTCAAGACGATTTGCAACGTTTGGATGCAGAACGTCTTGGAGGAAAAACCACTGGGACGAAACTACAAGATGAACTTTTAACTTCCCGCCTGCAAGACTACCAAGCGCGTCAAGCAGGAGCAGAAGCAGAAGCAAATCGCCAAATAGCACTCATCAATCAAGCCAAAGTCCGCTTGACTCGATTGCAAGACAACTTAGCTAATGCCAAAAGCAGCTTTGCTAATGCCAAAACCAACCTTGCCAACGCAGATAGCATCCGAATTAAAATTGAAAGTAATTTGGCACTTGCACAAGAAAGAGAAAAAAGCTTACGCACCCTAATTACTCCTGGTGCTGTACCTCGTGTCGATTACTTGGATGCTCAAGAAAGATTGACTCGTGCAAAGACAGAAATTACCAGATCGCAAGATGAAGTGACTAATGCCCAAAATAGAATAACAGAGGCTCAAGATAAAGTCACATCATTAGAAAAAGATATTGCTGCCCAAGCCCAAGAAATTCACCAAGCAGAACAAGCTTACAAAGCTGCTCGTAGTCAGGCCCAGCGCATCGCATCAGAACGCCAAAGTGAAATTTTAACTCAGTTCAACAAGCGTAAAGAAGAACTGACAACTGTTCAAGGTCAATTAGAGCAGGCGAGAAAGCAGCAAGCTTTAGAAACGATTGAGGCTCCCGTTGCCGGTACAATTTACAGAGTCAAAGCCACCAAAGGGCCAGTCCAATCTGGTGAAGAATTGCTGTCAATTTTGCCAGAAGGGGAAGAAATGCTCTTAGAGGTGAAAGTCCTCAACCGCGATATTGGGTTTATTCGTCAAGGAATGAAGGCAAAAGTGAAAATGGCGACTTTCCCCTTCCAAGAATTTGGCGTTGTGGATGGCGAAGTCATGCAAGTCAGTCCGAATGCAATTATTGATAAAGAATTGGGCTTAGTTTTTCCTACAAGAATTAAGCTAAATAAACATTCTGTTAATGTACGTGGTCAAGAGGTAGAATTTACACCAGGTATGTCTGCTACAGGTGAAATTGTCACTCGTAAAAAGTCAATTTTGACATTTATTACTGAGCCTGTAACGCGGCGGTTCAATGAGGCATTTTCTGTTAGATAG
- a CDS encoding GntR family transcriptional regulator — protein sequence MIQFRIQPDSEIPASTQLFNQIRFAIASRQYPPAYKLPSTRALAMQTGLHRNTISKVYRQLEEDGFVESMAGSGIYVRAQGHEGGSRLQSPILKQNPDAYQVVQQALDDLLSQGCSLNQARELFLAEIDWRLRCSARVLVAVPSYDMGAGELMVYELERSLKIPVQLVAMEELTAVLDKTTSATVVTSRYFISNVEAIAAPKAARVIPLDIYDYSKELSLLKTLPKENCVGIVSLSSGIARAAEVILHGLRGDELLVMTAQPKDAYKLQAMVKRAEVIISDQASFGAVQAAVQASDEDIIRPPKLIKVENYIGTNSINLLKRELGLS from the coding sequence GTGATTCAATTCCGTATTCAGCCAGACAGCGAAATTCCCGCATCAACCCAGCTGTTTAATCAAATCCGCTTTGCGATCGCTTCGCGGCAATATCCCCCTGCTTACAAATTGCCAAGCACACGGGCGCTGGCAATGCAAACGGGATTACACCGTAATACCATTAGCAAAGTTTACCGTCAACTGGAGGAAGACGGATTTGTTGAAAGTATGGCTGGTTCGGGTATTTATGTTCGTGCCCAAGGTCATGAGGGCGGTAGTAGGCTGCAATCACCAATTCTCAAACAAAACCCTGATGCATATCAAGTTGTCCAGCAAGCACTTGACGATCTGCTCTCTCAAGGATGTTCGCTCAATCAAGCCAGAGAGCTATTTTTAGCAGAAATCGACTGGCGCTTGCGTTGTAGTGCGCGGGTACTAGTTGCAGTTCCATCCTATGACATGGGTGCTGGTGAGTTGATGGTCTATGAATTGGAGCGATCGCTAAAAATCCCAGTGCAGTTAGTAGCAATGGAAGAATTAACAGCAGTGTTAGATAAAACTACCTCTGCGACAGTAGTCACAAGTCGGTATTTTATTAGTAATGTGGAAGCGATCGCAGCTCCTAAAGCTGCACGGGTAATTCCTCTGGATATCTACGACTACAGCAAAGAACTCAGCCTCTTGAAAACCCTACCAAAAGAAAACTGTGTAGGCATAGTTAGCCTCAGTTCCGGGATTGCACGAGCAGCAGAAGTCATCCTCCACGGTCTGCGGGGAGATGAACTATTAGTGATGACTGCACAACCAAAAGATGCTTATAAACTTCAGGCAATGGTTAAACGGGCTGAGGTAATCATCAGCGATCAAGCCAGTTTTGGGGCAGTGCAAGCAGCCGTACAAGCATCTGATGAAGATATTATTCGTCCACCGAAGCTGATTAAGGTTGAAAATTATATCGGCACTAACTCGATTAACTTGCTAAAACGAGAACTAGGTTTGAGTTAA
- a CDS encoding GUN4 domain-containing protein, translated as MSDEDQFDIFLCHNSKDKPEVIEIAHELTRQGIKPWLDKWELRPGLAWQSLLEEQIENIKSAAVFVGSSGLGPWQSQEMRAFLNEFVERNCPVIPVLLGNTPQQPKLPVFLRGNTWVDFRTDTEAMGQLIWGITGKRPERKLKLQPVIQVDDLSSEKGVNYTRLRDLLAAGKWKEADEETLAVMLKASSREEEGWFDIESINNFPCTDLRTIDQLWVKYSDGRFGFSVQKNIYLSVGGKADGEYYKEVWEKFGDRVGWRVKGYWIDNEDVAFNTSAFEGHLPDCLEFKEGLGEEVFSFLASRLVNCNI; from the coding sequence ATGAGTGACGAAGATCAGTTTGATATCTTCCTTTGCCACAATAGCAAAGACAAACCTGAAGTTATAGAAATTGCTCATGAATTAACAAGACAAGGAATTAAACCTTGGCTAGATAAATGGGAACTTCGTCCTGGTTTAGCATGGCAGTCTTTACTAGAAGAACAAATAGAAAATATTAAATCAGCAGCAGTTTTTGTAGGTAGCAGTGGACTTGGCCCCTGGCAAAGTCAAGAGATGAGAGCTTTTTTAAACGAATTTGTAGAGAGAAACTGTCCCGTGATTCCCGTTTTGCTTGGGAATACACCACAGCAGCCTAAACTCCCAGTTTTTCTTAGGGGTAATACATGGGTTGACTTTCGGACAGACACTGAAGCTATGGGGCAGTTAATTTGGGGTATTACTGGAAAACGACCAGAGCGAAAACTAAAACTACAGCCAGTAATTCAAGTCGATGACCTCAGTTCTGAGAAGGGAGTAAACTACACGCGATTGCGAGATTTGCTAGCAGCAGGCAAGTGGAAAGAAGCGGATGAGGAAACTTTAGCTGTCATGCTCAAGGCATCTAGTAGGGAAGAGGAAGGCTGGTTTGATATCGAATCCATCAATAATTTTCCCTGTACTGACTTACGTACTATTGACCAACTTTGGGTAAAATATAGTGATGGGCGCTTTGGCTTTAGCGTTCAGAAAAACATTTATCTAAGTGTTGGTGGGAAGGCTGACGGTGAATATTATAAAGAAGTCTGGGAAAAATTTGGCGATCGTGTAGGATGGAGAGTTAAAGGATACTGGATTGATAATGAAGATGTAGCTTTTAACACTTCAGCATTTGAGGGACACCTCCCAGATTGTTTGGAATTCAAAGAGGGGCTTGGGGAGGAGGTATTCTCTTTTCTCGCGTCGAGACTTGTGAACTGCAACATTTAA
- a CDS encoding S1 RNA-binding domain-containing protein — translation MNSESKLSQTANSSFTMDDFAKALEKHDYQFQKGQVVHGKVFQLDHDGAYVDIGGKSSAFLPRDEASLRAVTDLSEVLPLQEEMQFLIIRDQDAEGQVTLSRKQLEIQHIWERLAEMQENAQTVQVRVMGVNKGGVTVDILSLRGFIPRSHLAERDNLDALKGQNLTVGFLEINKNTNKLILSQRLATRSSNFSLLELGQLVEGKVTGIKPFGVFVDLNGMGALLHIKQVSQKFIDSLEKVFKVGQPIKAVIIDLDEGKGRVALSTRVLENFPGEVLENMDEVMASAEARANRANNKAAE, via the coding sequence ATGAATTCCGAATCGAAACTTTCTCAAACAGCCAATTCGTCATTTACGATGGACGATTTTGCCAAAGCGCTAGAAAAACACGACTACCAGTTTCAAAAGGGACAGGTTGTACATGGCAAAGTGTTCCAACTTGACCATGATGGAGCTTATGTCGATATTGGTGGCAAGTCGTCAGCTTTTCTACCGCGCGATGAGGCTTCTTTGAGAGCAGTTACCGATTTATCGGAAGTGCTGCCATTGCAAGAGGAAATGCAGTTTTTGATTATCCGAGATCAGGATGCAGAAGGTCAAGTCACCCTTTCTCGCAAGCAGTTGGAAATTCAGCACATCTGGGAACGACTGGCTGAAATGCAGGAAAATGCTCAGACTGTGCAAGTACGGGTTATGGGTGTGAATAAAGGTGGTGTCACCGTCGATATTCTCTCTTTGCGGGGGTTTATTCCGCGATCGCACTTGGCAGAGCGTGATAACTTAGACGCACTCAAAGGTCAAAATCTGACTGTGGGCTTTTTGGAAATTAATAAAAATACCAACAAACTCATCCTTTCTCAGCGATTAGCAACTCGTTCTAGCAACTTCAGCTTATTAGAACTAGGTCAACTGGTGGAAGGTAAAGTTACTGGCATCAAACCTTTTGGTGTGTTTGTCGATTTAAATGGTATGGGGGCTTTGCTTCATATCAAGCAGGTAAGCCAAAAATTCATTGACTCATTAGAAAAGGTATTTAAAGTTGGTCAGCCAATTAAAGCTGTAATTATTGACTTGGATGAAGGTAAAGGGCGGGTTGCTCTTTCTACCAGAGTTCTAGAAAACTTCCCTGGTGAAGTGCTAGAGAATATGGATGAGGTGATGGCTTCGGCTGAGGCGCGTGCTAATAGAGCTAATAACAAAGCTGCTGAATAG
- a CDS encoding FAD-dependent monooxygenase — translation MQIVIVGAGYCPQWHAPGVLLLGDAAHPMSPVRAQGINLALRDVIVAANHLVPLLHKEAEHQDIDMALSHIQAEREPEIIRALQLQLEEAKQGELLRKNALLRSLLSQLAPLLRKIIKKSWLKRQYKMRQGITQVHLTV, via the coding sequence GTGCAGATTGTGATTGTAGGCGCAGGTTATTGTCCCCAATGGCACGCACCAGGGGTATTGCTTCTGGGTGACGCGGCACACCCAATGTCTCCTGTCCGCGCTCAAGGAATTAATTTAGCATTGCGTGATGTGATTGTCGCTGCTAATCATCTTGTGCCGTTGTTGCACAAAGAAGCCGAACACCAGGACATTGATATGGCACTATCGCACATCCAAGCAGAACGTGAGCCAGAAATTATCCGCGCCCTGCAACTCCAGTTAGAGGAAGCTAAACAAGGCGAACTACTGCGAAAAAATGCACTGTTGCGATCGCTGTTGAGTCAACTCGCTCCCTTGCTCCGTAAAATAATTAAAAAGTCTTGGTTAAAGCGACAATATAAAATGCGTCAAGGTATCACACAGGTACACTTAACTGTCTAA